In Agromyces archimandritae, one genomic interval encodes:
- a CDS encoding LLM class F420-dependent oxidoreductase, translating into MKFRIFTEPQQGASYAQQLAMARRAEALGFDAFFRSDHLLAMGGDGMPGPSDSWVTLGAIARETETIRLGTLVTSATFRHPGLLAVQVAQVDEMSGGRVEFGLGTGWFEAEHRAYGIPFPPKRFGMLEEQLAVVTGLWGTPAGERFSFAGEHYLLEDSPALPKPVQQPIPLIVGGAGKQRTPALAARFASEFNVPFRSDAEIAELFGLVRQAAVDAGRDPASLAYTAALTTTVGASEAEYARRADRIGRDAAELRRTGIGGTPAEAVDRIGGLADIGVETVYLQVLDFDDLELLDLIAAEVVPAFR; encoded by the coding sequence ATGAAGTTCCGCATCTTCACCGAACCGCAGCAGGGCGCGAGCTATGCGCAGCAGCTCGCGATGGCGCGGCGCGCCGAGGCGCTCGGGTTCGACGCGTTCTTCCGCAGCGATCACCTGCTCGCGATGGGCGGCGACGGGATGCCGGGGCCGAGCGATTCCTGGGTCACGCTCGGCGCGATCGCGCGCGAGACCGAGACGATCCGGCTGGGCACGCTCGTCACGAGTGCGACGTTCCGGCACCCGGGCCTGCTCGCGGTGCAGGTCGCGCAGGTCGACGAGATGAGCGGCGGCCGCGTCGAGTTCGGCCTCGGCACGGGCTGGTTCGAGGCCGAGCACCGCGCGTACGGCATCCCGTTCCCGCCCAAGCGGTTCGGGATGCTCGAGGAGCAGCTTGCGGTCGTCACCGGGTTGTGGGGCACGCCGGCCGGCGAGCGGTTCTCGTTCGCCGGCGAGCACTACCTGCTCGAGGACTCGCCGGCGCTGCCGAAGCCCGTGCAGCAGCCGATCCCGCTGATCGTCGGCGGTGCGGGCAAGCAGCGCACGCCGGCGCTCGCGGCCCGGTTCGCGAGCGAGTTCAACGTGCCGTTCCGCTCCGACGCCGAGATCGCCGAGCTCTTCGGGCTCGTCCGGCAGGCCGCAGTGGATGCCGGACGCGACCCCGCATCCCTCGCCTACACGGCCGCGCTGACGACCACCGTCGGCGCGAGCGAGGCCGAGTACGCCCGCCGCGCCGACCGCATCGGCCGCGACGCCGCGGAACTCCGCCGTACCGGCATCGGCGGCACCCCCGCCGAGGCCGTCGACCGCATCGGCGGCCTCGCCGACATCGGGGTCGAGACCGTCTACCTGCAGGTGCTCGACTTCGACGACCTCGAATTGCTCGACCTGATCGCCGCCGAGGTCGTGCCGGCGTTCCGGTAG
- a CDS encoding DNA-methyltransferase yields MPAESGRIIHADSLEALRALGAGSVTVAYLHPPANPRRDAPLAAPARGATDAVSRLRGGTADEVRAALARYDDRFDDYWGFLEPRIAEVWRLLAADGTLYLRLDAREAHYAKVMLDALVGRDGFMNEIVWVTGFGEPATAAWPRRHDTILVYARDPKRVWFDASAVDREPYMAPGLVTPEKAALGKLPTDVWWHTIVGGDRGQAAGSARGADASGTDAARGATAESAAGASVAGADGASAAAPDPGADAAGGAPAAHGDRTPEGVVRRILQASSREGDLVLDPFAGSGTTGVVAATLGRRFVLIEDDDASVAVMRARFAELAGVEFDDGPGRAPASTPDPVVSTTAVPAPEEPTV; encoded by the coding sequence ATGCCCGCCGAATCCGGCCGCATCATCCATGCGGACTCCCTCGAGGCGCTGCGCGCGCTCGGCGCCGGGTCGGTCACCGTCGCCTACCTGCATCCGCCCGCGAACCCGCGACGCGACGCCCCGCTCGCCGCGCCCGCACGCGGGGCGACGGATGCCGTGTCGCGCCTGCGCGGCGGCACCGCCGACGAGGTGCGCGCCGCCCTCGCCCGCTACGACGACCGCTTCGACGACTACTGGGGCTTCCTCGAACCCCGCATCGCCGAAGTGTGGCGCCTGCTCGCCGCCGACGGAACCCTCTACCTCCGCCTCGACGCGCGCGAAGCGCACTACGCGAAGGTCATGCTCGATGCGCTCGTGGGCCGCGACGGCTTCATGAACGAGATCGTCTGGGTCACCGGTTTCGGCGAGCCCGCGACCGCCGCCTGGCCGCGCCGTCACGACACGATCCTCGTCTACGCGCGCGACCCGAAACGCGTCTGGTTCGACGCGTCGGCCGTCGATCGTGAGCCCTACATGGCTCCGGGGCTGGTCACGCCCGAAAAAGCTGCGCTCGGAAAGCTGCCTACCGATGTCTGGTGGCACACGATCGTCGGCGGCGACCGCGGGCAGGCCGCCGGCTCGGCCCGGGGTGCGGATGCTTCGGGTACGGATGCCGCGCGCGGTGCGACCGCGGAGTCGGCCGCGGGCGCGAGTGTCGCCGGTGCCGACGGCGCGAGTGCCGCCGCTCCCGACCCGGGTGCGGATGCCGCGGGCGGAGCTCCGGCCGCGCACGGCGACCGCACACCCGAGGGGGTCGTGCGCCGCATCCTGCAGGCGTCCAGCCGCGAAGGCGATCTCGTGCTCGATCCGTTCGCCGGCTCCGGAACGACCGGGGTCGTCGCCGCGACCCTCGGCCGCCGCTTCGTGCTGATCGAGGACGACGACGCATCGGTCGCCGTCATGCGCGCACGCTTCGCCGAGCTCGCCGGCGTCGAGTTCGACGACGGGCCGGGGCGCGCTCCGGCATCCACCCCCGACCCGGTCGTATCCACCACAGCCGTACCCGCCCCCGAGGAGCCCACCGTATGA